A window of Candidatus Bathyarchaeota archaeon contains these coding sequences:
- a CDS encoding orc1/cdc6 family replication initiation protein — translation MGNVLDDVFDSFVNGVHLFKDREVLRHDYLPEKLPHREEQIRLLGGTIAPVLRNARCSNIFIYGKTGTGKTAVTKYVLGHLESKAKEYGASVKFCYINCRMTGSEYRVFANLSQSVGLTIPFTGLSVGEVFDRFRSGLDSSKIIFIIVLDEVDALIKDRGDAFMYELTRINETLKKSKVAIIGISNDLRLKEFLDPRVFSSLSEEELVFRPYDASELRNILLERSKLSFHDGVLSESALSICSALAAAEHGDARRALDLLRVAGEVAERQGAKMITEEHVRQAEKHIEHNRVIEALKNLTLHSKLVLLSVYHLNKSSATTGEIYDVYNELCGEMGAGLLTQRRLGTLVNELDSMGLVNAKVVSMGRYGRTKKIRLEISRSLIKDVFADDGRFGRLVSYSPQASHKRSIEV, via the coding sequence ATGGGGAATGTATTAGATGATGTATTCGACAGTTTCGTTAATGGAGTACACCTTTTCAAAGACAGAGAAGTTTTAAGGCATGATTATTTGCCTGAAAAATTACCTCATCGAGAAGAACAAATTCGTTTGTTAGGTGGAACAATTGCACCGGTGTTACGGAATGCTAGGTGTTCTAACATTTTTATTTATGGAAAAACAGGAACTGGAAAAACCGCTGTTACTAAGTATGTTTTAGGACATTTGGAGTCAAAAGCAAAAGAATACGGGGCATCAGTGAAATTCTGCTACATTAATTGCCGCATGACAGGTTCAGAATATCGTGTTTTTGCAAACTTGAGTCAAAGCGTCGGCTTAACTATCCCTTTTACAGGGTTATCTGTTGGAGAGGTGTTTGACAGGTTCCGCTCGGGGTTAGATTCCTCAAAAATAATCTTCATCATTGTCTTAGATGAGGTTGATGCGTTGATTAAAGACCGCGGCGACGCTTTCATGTATGAATTAACAAGAATAAACGAAACCCTAAAGAAAAGTAAAGTCGCTATAATTGGTATATCCAACGACCTGCGCTTAAAAGAGTTCTTAGACCCGCGTGTATTCAGCTCTTTAAGCGAGGAAGAGCTAGTTTTTAGACCATACGACGCTAGTGAACTGAGAAATATTTTGCTTGAACGCTCAAAACTATCTTTCCACGATGGCGTTTTATCAGAGTCTGCATTGAGTATTTGTTCAGCTTTGGCTGCTGCAGAACATGGTGATGCAAGGCGCGCACTGGATTTGTTGCGTGTTGCAGGAGAAGTTGCTGAGCGACAAGGCGCAAAAATGATTACGGAGGAACATGTCCGCCAAGCGGAAAAGCATATTGAGCATAACCGTGTAATTGAAGCTCTCAAAAACTTAACGTTGCATTCTAAGCTTGTTTTATTGAGTGTTTATCACTTAAACAAGTCTAGCGCTACAACAGGTGAAATATATGACGTTTACAATGAACTGTGCGGCGAAATGGGTGCTGGTCTTTTAACTCAAAGGCGGTTGGGTACTTTAGTTAATGAATTAGATTCGATGGGGCTGGTGAACGCAAAAGTTGTGAGCATGGGGCGCTATGGTCGCACAAAAAAAATTCGGCTTGAAATTTCAAGGAGTCTCATAAAAGATGTTTTTGCTGATGATGGCAGGTTTGGTCGCTTAGTTAGTTACTCGCCTCAAGCTTCACATAAGCGTTCAATTGAAGTCTAG